In Actinomyces radicidentis, one genomic interval encodes:
- a CDS encoding helix-turn-helix transcriptional regulator has product MSTTLDRVVGVVAPRLADLLAEGETAILHAPHEFAPIEIGEAALELLDRGEPRDRYDVRKAADVLRLMPLLVRRKPIFLTWDEHLVMEQSAVGRLVSQIIDSAGVMPPVLAVVEVDIAVPDVYVPFDLNLSQSVLVLSPADIVEVGGGEIPPLVARRIHQATGGVPRLVAAAVEDALSIGPSAIIEAVRPTSAGLGTAAGGDSDAGELVQVSRAWAERLMPQYADDELMQLHAWLIPLHARGLAALAGSVLGRPVTPAEVRSCHDAGAFVSTAPGLPRALPTTLARALAAVSSEQDALAARSMRRAVSRAAAEEGNELTPLERIWLLTSISAWAGLNGVLGRKMVHLVLLSGTQLAELAQYWPEQIPQEWEYLAAATSFADGSWLTGHRQLPLPWLELMYLFNAEDPAGRGDDAQIVLDHLVRGVAQAQSPDIEEVRAAVVAGHEMLRRLTSESHHRLVDPAAPPSFSRPKAALVCYALLGQADAYLSIARLGSAQECVNEATALAGAANLDAYSAPSLMAGLTARSAVLAAKAGVHDRAAHFLGQYEEVVAVTASRDTEPEQIISISRRYRDDWHRLGSDAVDVLEPSDVEISVVPQYLPLEVEAEGLSLLLARGPVVASQWLKAFLARARWINLLSWEWWSLHATLAMIEVRQGNSEAAQRWVEGGTLPESMSLVIRAGIELNNGNAEQANQLADRAAALPDTPERWRLAAYGVKIATMAATRDLENGTELLARLPQWRTSLSVVALLPAAGRRAVVDQLGEEYADVPGLRLDDAAPVRREPAEIELTPRQMDVLRGLEAGKTASEIADDLVLGRETIRTTTKALYKRLGVHSKASALQVARSVGLI; this is encoded by the coding sequence ATGTCAACAACGCTGGACCGCGTCGTCGGGGTCGTCGCACCGCGCCTCGCGGACCTCCTCGCGGAGGGCGAGACCGCCATCCTCCACGCGCCCCACGAGTTCGCCCCCATCGAGATCGGCGAGGCGGCCCTCGAGCTCCTCGACCGCGGAGAGCCGCGCGACCGCTACGACGTGCGCAAGGCGGCGGACGTCCTCAGGCTCATGCCGCTCCTCGTGCGCCGCAAGCCCATCTTCCTCACCTGGGACGAGCACCTCGTGATGGAGCAGAGCGCCGTCGGCCGCCTCGTCTCCCAGATCATCGACTCGGCCGGCGTCATGCCCCCCGTCCTCGCCGTCGTCGAGGTCGACATCGCCGTCCCCGACGTCTACGTGCCCTTCGACCTCAACCTCTCGCAGTCCGTGCTCGTGCTCAGCCCCGCCGACATCGTCGAGGTGGGCGGCGGCGAGATCCCGCCGCTCGTCGCGCGCCGCATCCACCAGGCCACCGGCGGCGTGCCGCGACTCGTCGCGGCCGCCGTCGAGGACGCGCTCTCGATCGGCCCCAGCGCCATCATCGAGGCCGTCCGCCCCACCTCCGCGGGCCTCGGAACGGCCGCGGGCGGGGACTCCGACGCCGGCGAGCTCGTCCAGGTCTCCCGCGCGTGGGCCGAGCGCCTCATGCCCCAGTACGCCGACGACGAGCTCATGCAGCTGCACGCCTGGCTCATCCCGCTCCACGCCCGCGGGCTCGCCGCCCTCGCCGGCTCCGTCCTCGGGAGGCCCGTCACCCCCGCCGAGGTCAGGAGCTGCCACGACGCCGGAGCCTTCGTCTCCACGGCCCCAGGCCTGCCCCGCGCCCTGCCCACGACGCTCGCCCGGGCCCTCGCCGCCGTCAGCTCGGAGCAGGACGCCCTCGCCGCCCGGTCGATGCGGCGCGCGGTCAGCCGAGCGGCCGCCGAGGAGGGCAACGAGCTCACCCCGCTCGAGCGGATCTGGCTCCTCACCTCCATCTCCGCGTGGGCCGGGCTCAACGGAGTCCTCGGTCGCAAGATGGTCCACCTGGTCCTGCTCTCCGGCACCCAGCTCGCCGAGCTCGCCCAGTACTGGCCCGAGCAGATCCCGCAGGAGTGGGAGTATCTGGCCGCTGCGACCTCCTTCGCCGACGGCAGCTGGCTCACGGGGCACCGCCAGCTCCCGCTCCCGTGGCTGGAGCTCATGTACCTCTTCAACGCCGAGGACCCCGCCGGACGCGGCGACGACGCGCAGATCGTCCTCGACCACCTCGTCCGCGGCGTGGCGCAGGCGCAGTCCCCGGACATCGAGGAGGTCCGCGCCGCCGTCGTCGCGGGGCACGAGATGCTGCGCCGCCTCACCTCCGAGAGCCACCACCGGCTCGTCGACCCCGCCGCGCCGCCCTCCTTCTCCCGTCCCAAGGCGGCCCTCGTCTGCTACGCCCTCCTCGGGCAGGCGGACGCCTACCTGTCCATCGCGCGACTCGGCTCCGCGCAGGAGTGCGTCAACGAGGCGACGGCGCTCGCGGGCGCCGCCAACCTCGACGCCTACTCCGCGCCCTCGCTCATGGCCGGTCTCACCGCCCGCAGCGCCGTCCTCGCCGCCAAGGCCGGCGTCCACGACCGCGCCGCCCACTTCCTCGGCCAGTACGAGGAGGTCGTCGCCGTCACCGCCTCCCGGGACACCGAGCCCGAGCAGATCATCAGCATCTCGCGCCGCTACCGCGACGACTGGCACCGCCTCGGCTCCGACGCCGTCGACGTGCTCGAGCCCTCCGACGTCGAGATCTCCGTCGTTCCCCAGTACCTGCCGCTCGAGGTCGAGGCGGAGGGGCTCTCCCTCCTCCTCGCGCGCGGTCCCGTCGTCGCCTCGCAGTGGCTCAAGGCCTTCCTCGCCCGCGCCCGCTGGATCAACCTGCTGTCCTGGGAGTGGTGGTCCCTCCACGCGACGCTCGCGATGATCGAGGTGCGGCAGGGCAACTCCGAGGCCGCCCAGCGCTGGGTCGAGGGCGGCACCCTGCCGGAGTCGATGTCGCTCGTCATCCGCGCCGGCATCGAGCTCAACAACGGCAACGCCGAGCAGGCCAACCAGCTCGCCGACCGCGCCGCCGCCCTGCCGGACACGCCCGAGCGCTGGCGACTGGCCGCCTACGGCGTCAAGATCGCGACGATGGCCGCCACCCGCGACCTCGAGAACGGCACCGAGCTCCTCGCCCGTCTGCCCCAGTGGCGCACCTCGCTGTCCGTCGTCGCCCTGCTCCCGGCCGCCGGCCGCCGGGCCGTCGTCGACCAGCTCGGCGAGGAGTACGCCGACGTCCCGGGGCTGCGGCTCGACGACGCCGCGCCCGTGCGCCGCGAGCCCGCGGAGATCGAGCTGACCCCGCGGCAGATGGACGTCCTGCGCGGCCTCGAGGCCGGCAAGACCGCCTCCGAGATCGCCGACGACCTCGTCCTGGGCCGCGAGACCATCCGGACCACCACCAAGGCGCTCTACAAGCGGCTCGGCGTGCACTCGAAGGCCTCGGCGCTCCAGGTCGCCCGCTCCGTCGGTCTCATCTGA
- a CDS encoding AMP-dependent synthetase/ligase has product MSTQPSTPDDHDLPARDDDATGAPAGGAYRPDTTVAREFTTRLLVPLERTMTTSWALADRVRRAPDKPLIARKASLGRRWREVSAAAFRDEVREVAAGLVARGLEPGDRIGIMSHTSYEWTLLDFAAWEAGLVVVPVYETSSPEQARWILTDADVRLVVVENEQLELMMTALRDTVPELADLAVECLASDALTGLIADGRDVAPGELDRRTSTVTATDLATIVYTSGTTGRPKGAEITHANLVHLAVNTSAYLPEVLHGDDVRTLLFLPLAHVLARFVQVAIVCSPAGVMGHAPDVKNLMGDLETFQPTFVLAVPRVFEKIYNAADARSAGAKQKVFRMAAKTAIAYSRALDTPLGPSRALRAQHAAFDRLVFATLRRILGGKVRQVISGGGPLGERLGHFYRGAGITVLEGYGLTETAAPCTVNTPGATLVGSVGLPLPGTSVRLADDGEVLVRGIGVFRGYHGNEEATAETFTDSDGGDEAEGVSAVRDPEAGPWLRTGDIGNFDGEGFLRITGRKKELIVTAGGKNVAPAVLEDRLRGHPLVSQVLVVGDNRPCIGALVTLDAEMLPLWLSSHGIENLNPVQAAGDRRVREALERAVARANEAVSRAESIRTFTILPTDFTVSNGLLTPSLKVRRAEAQERFASTIDALYERVPAGAAKQG; this is encoded by the coding sequence ATGAGCACCCAGCCCAGCACCCCGGATGACCACGACCTGCCCGCGCGCGACGACGACGCGACCGGGGCGCCGGCGGGCGGCGCCTACCGGCCCGACACGACGGTGGCCCGCGAGTTCACCACGCGCCTCCTCGTCCCCCTCGAGCGCACGATGACGACCTCGTGGGCCCTGGCCGACCGCGTCCGGCGCGCGCCCGACAAGCCCCTCATCGCCCGGAAGGCCTCCCTCGGCCGCCGCTGGCGGGAGGTAAGCGCCGCAGCGTTCCGCGACGAGGTGCGCGAGGTCGCCGCCGGCCTCGTCGCCCGCGGCCTCGAGCCGGGCGACCGCATCGGCATCATGTCCCACACCTCCTACGAGTGGACCCTGCTCGACTTCGCCGCCTGGGAGGCCGGCCTCGTCGTCGTTCCCGTCTACGAGACCTCCTCCCCCGAGCAGGCGAGGTGGATCCTCACCGACGCGGACGTCCGACTCGTCGTCGTCGAGAACGAGCAGCTCGAGCTCATGATGACGGCGCTGCGCGACACGGTCCCCGAGCTGGCCGACCTTGCCGTCGAGTGCCTCGCCTCCGACGCCCTCACCGGACTCATCGCCGACGGCCGTGATGTCGCGCCGGGCGAGCTGGACCGGCGCACCAGCACCGTCACCGCCACCGACCTCGCGACGATCGTCTACACCTCCGGCACGACGGGCCGCCCCAAGGGCGCGGAGATCACCCACGCCAACCTCGTCCACCTCGCCGTCAACACCTCCGCCTACCTGCCCGAGGTCCTCCACGGCGACGACGTGCGCACCCTCCTGTTCCTCCCGCTCGCGCACGTCCTGGCGCGCTTCGTGCAGGTCGCGATCGTCTGCTCCCCCGCCGGCGTCATGGGTCACGCGCCGGACGTCAAGAACCTCATGGGGGACCTCGAGACCTTCCAGCCGACCTTCGTGCTGGCCGTCCCGCGCGTCTTCGAGAAGATCTACAACGCCGCCGACGCCCGCTCGGCGGGCGCTAAGCAGAAGGTCTTCCGCATGGCGGCCAAGACGGCGATCGCCTACTCGCGCGCCCTCGACACGCCCCTGGGCCCCTCGCGCGCGCTGCGCGCCCAGCACGCTGCCTTCGACCGCCTCGTCTTCGCGACCCTGCGCCGGATCCTGGGCGGCAAGGTCCGCCAGGTCATCTCCGGCGGCGGTCCGCTGGGCGAGCGCCTCGGCCACTTCTACCGCGGCGCCGGCATCACGGTCCTCGAGGGCTACGGCCTCACCGAGACCGCGGCGCCCTGCACCGTCAACACGCCCGGGGCCACGCTCGTCGGTTCGGTCGGCCTGCCGCTGCCGGGCACCTCGGTGCGCCTGGCCGACGACGGCGAGGTGCTCGTGCGCGGCATCGGCGTCTTCCGCGGCTACCACGGCAACGAGGAGGCGACCGCCGAGACCTTCACGGACTCCGATGGCGGCGACGAGGCCGAGGGCGTCTCGGCGGTCCGCGACCCGGAGGCCGGGCCCTGGCTGCGCACCGGCGACATCGGCAACTTCGACGGCGAGGGCTTCCTGCGGATCACCGGTCGCAAGAAGGAGCTCATCGTGACGGCTGGCGGCAAGAACGTCGCCCCGGCCGTCCTCGAGGACCGCCTGCGCGGTCACCCGCTCGTGAGCCAGGTGCTCGTCGTCGGCGACAACCGTCCGTGCATCGGCGCGCTCGTCACCCTGGACGCGGAGATGCTGCCCCTGTGGCTGTCGTCCCACGGGATCGAGAACCTCAATCCGGTCCAGGCGGCCGGGGACCGGCGCGTCCGCGAGGCCCTCGAGCGGGCCGTCGCACGCGCCAACGAGGCGGTCTCGCGCGCGGAGTCGATCCGCACCTTCACGATCCTGCCGACGGACTTCACGGTCTCCAACGGCCTGCTCACGCCGTC